Part of the Micropterus dolomieu isolate WLL.071019.BEF.003 ecotype Adirondacks linkage group LG22, ASM2129224v1, whole genome shotgun sequence genome is shown below.
AACAATAAGATCAGAAGGTGGTCATCTTGAGACAAAGAACTAGGGAGACAATTACTCTCCGACCCTCAAATTTCACTGGAGACATGAAACATGACAGGCGTTAACCAGTCAAAACACCAGAAATAATCCTTGTGCTTTGATCTAGTAACAACTCAGGAAACATGTTAGAGAGATGTGCCAGTCCCCCCACATGTGTCACTTGTGTGGATGGGAGGTCTGCAGTCTGAGGCACTGGTCGTCATGGTGGCAGACCCCTGCCCCCCTTTGCATAAACACACCAACAATGTTTATGAATGACTGTGATGGTAGCAGCTGGCAGGCCAGCTGATGGAGCCTGAATGTTGAAACTGGTTGATTGTAAAATGTCGAAATTTGTTCTTGTGTGACGTCATGATGTGGATGACCGTAACTGTGAGAGACAAAGTTGCTGAATGCTTGAGGACTTCACAGTGTCACTGTGGACACTGTGTCTGGTGTTTGCTTTTGATAGTGGCTAGCCCGTGTTTACTGGCTCAGGTGTTGCATCTGCAAAACAAACAGGTCACTGTGGTCTCAACAACTGTGGTCTCACTGCCACCATCTGCTCATAGTGCtctgctgtgtctctgtgtttattCATGCTTGTTTTTACTAACCTGCTGTgtttgcccaaggatacttcagtagggtattttttttttttttttttacatatatttaatCTGTTATATGACTGGAATTTGTTACTTTTTAGCTACAGTATCTCATCTTCATCACTGTGGCACCTGGTGTTTTTTACGCCTTTCTGTATTGTTGACTTATAGTAACCGtgactttctctctgtcaggTCAGTGATGGTCAGTGCTAGTTAGAGTCTGCAGCCGAGGATGTCTGCTACAGATTCGGACAACTCCATTGACTGGCTGGCTAGTGACAATGAGGACAACGAGAGCGAACAGGAGTCTGACTGTACTAGAAAGCACAGCCAGACAGAGGCTCCTCCATCCCCCAGCGCCCCGTCACACCTGGGCCCGTCTGACAGCAGCTGCCATCGGAGCAGCGAGGTGAAGGAGGGCGTCAGTAACTGGAGCGAGGTCAGGGAGGCCTCCAGTCGGGGCTCTCCCCCCAGCTGCACGGAGACATGGGACAGCACCATTGGACTGTGTAGTACACAACAAGGAGAAAAAACGAATGGCAAGAACACTCAGCAAGCACTGAAGAGACCTCACAGCTCCACAGAGGAGGGTCACAAGGAACGGCAGCTCATTTCCAATGtgtcagagaaaaaaatatttttcagcaGCAAGGTGAGCACCTCTGTGACTTATGCCTGCCTGCCCACATGAGGTGGTTGACAGTGTCAGCAAAACTAGAGCATGCCCTATCACCTAGATTGTCCGCCCTCGTCTGCTAGCTTTACAGTGTCTAATGCATGACATTTTCCAGTAAAGATGACACTCCCCTGTAACTCTATAAACAAAATTCGTCATGCTTTTCTGAACAACTAGAGTCATTCTGTCATATGTCAAACTCAGTCAATCAACACAACAGTAGGGGGAGTCAGGGGTTATCTAAATCATGCTGGGCAacttttatattaaaatgaacAGCAGTTTATGGAAGGTGGTTTGATATCAGCTTTTCAAAAGGGGTTTGACAGAGATATCACCTACAAACTaatctgttttctctttcagtgCATGGAGCTACAATGCTACATTCATCCGCTGTCATCTATCTTGAGTGGCCTTCGTTCGGGGAGATACAGAGAACGTAAGTCGGACATTTAATAtcgtttctgtttttatcttcaGAAAAATCTCTATTAAACACAATTGTTTCTTAGTTAAGTCTGCACCCCtgtctctccgtctgtctctccaTGCTCCTGTCTTACTTGTGTCTCAGCAAAAGACTGGATCGACAGCGTGCCACTCTTTATGAAATACTTGTCCCTGAGATTTGAGAGCGAGATGTCTGAAACATGTATTGTTGTAAGACTATCAAGTAACATCAAGtatttcgtgtgtgtgtgtatcttttaTAATCGGGCTCATTTAGGGTAAAAGTCCACTAAGCAgttaagaaaaacacattttaatgttgttttttaagagCAATGTCACACTTCAGACTACTTTGTAACCTAGCTGCTTGGCAGAGGCGAGTGAGAACATATTGTGCCACAGTCTCCAGCaaagcagcagctgtttgtgaGTCGTCTGATAGGCATTATAAGGGTCTCTGGAAGGTGTGCCATGTTCAGACAGGCTCTGAAAACTGCTTCATTTGGGATCTTTGTCAAACCCAAACCTTGTGTGACCTAACACTTCCTGGCCACAGAGGCAAGGAGTCTgttccctcacacacacacacacacacacacacacacacatttcacacaacCCATATGCTCCACAGACTCAGCCCTGCTGTCAACACAGTTCCTGTGGCTCATGGTACAACTTTCTTCTTTTCTAGGACTCAGCAGTTTCCAGGAGAGTGTGGCCATGGACAGGATTCAGAGGATCATGGGTGTCCTGCAGAACCCCTGCATGGGGTAAGTGTCTTCATTGTGGCCCACATGCTGTTGTACATCAAACGATGAGCTCTATCATCTTATAACATTCAGTACATCTCCTGTGTATGATATTGTAGCCACAAACGCATTTTGGGACGCACATGTGCTCTGCACAAcctgtgttgtgtctg
Proteins encoded:
- the LOC123962069 gene encoding circadian-associated transcriptional repressor isoform X1 gives rise to the protein MSATDSDNSIDWLASDNEDNESEQESDCTRKHSQTEAPPSPSAPSHLGPSDSSCHRSSEVKEGVSNWSEVREASSRGSPPSCTETWDSTIGLCSTQQGEKTNGKNTQQALKRPHSSTEEGHKERQLISNVSEKKIFFSSKCMELQCYIHPLSSILSGLRSGRYRERLSSFQESVAMDRIQRIMGVLQNPCMGEKYINIILKMEEMLKSWFPNVKLQDQLAATQTEEVIPTKKPKLSPLSTTADVSPVTISDLPAGAKALRVTDLTPPGAYSASNLKWLHTSPICSPTTEQAQAGSRHLLSPRDRDLTQDSAVSSSTDSQTKTDLVPRGPPPGKINAPCLERLLKSTESIITRKGTGGLMDNSWS
- the LOC123962069 gene encoding circadian-associated transcriptional repressor isoform X2, whose amino-acid sequence is MSATDSDNSIDWLASDNEDNESEQESDCTRKHSQTEAPPSPSAPSHLGPSDSSCHRSSEVKEGVSNWSEVREASSRGSPPSCTETWDSTIGLCSTQQGEKTNGKNTQQALKRPHSSTEEGHKERQLISNVSEKKIFFSSKCMELQCYIHPLSSILSGLRSGRYRERLSSFQESVAMDRIQRIMGVLQNPCMGEKYINIILKMEEMLKSWFPNVKLQDQLAATQTEEVIPTKKPKPLSTTADVSPVTISDLPAGAKALRVTDLTPPGAYSASNLKWLHTSPICSPTTEQAQAGSRHLLSPRDRDLTQDSAVSSSTDSQTKTDLVPRGPPPGKINAPCLERLLKSTESIITRKGTGGLMDNSWS